The proteins below are encoded in one region of Gadus macrocephalus chromosome 14, ASM3116895v1:
- the LOC132472636 gene encoding multiple epidermal growth factor-like domains protein 11 isoform X4, which yields MGAVGVLPLLGFYLCVSVAVTLTLNPDDPNVCSHWESYAVTVQETYAHPFDQVYYTRCTDILNWFKCTRHRISYKTAYRRGVRTMYRRRSQCCPGFYESGDLCVPLCTEECAHGRCMSPDTCQCEPGWGGLDCSSGCGSDFWGPHCSNRCQCQNGAKCNPITGACVCTDGYQGWRCEESCEASFYGKACLLECQCLNGATCHHETGRCLCAPGYTGVFCEEQCPPGSHGLQCEQRCPCQNDGSCHHVTGECSCPAGWIGSVCAQPCPFGSYGVNCSQECTCRHGGLCDHISGQCQCTAGYLGERCQEECPLGSYGPQCAHKCDCQNGARCYHISGACLCEDGFKGPSCGDRFCPEGHYGLICDQYCPCHPSNTVSCHPLSGECGCAAGWAGFSCNETCPSGYYGEDCRELCDCDNGADCDGIAGACVCAPGYMGEDCSLRCAPGWYGPNCSSSCSCHNHISCSHVDGFCFCTEGWQGVDCSLPCSSGTWGLGCNQTCVCANGAACDPVNGTCTCAPGWQDEYCDNPCPEGTHGLDCGEQCQCVNTDGCDPVSGRCRCQTGWTGVRCDSVCEEDRWGPDCSHSCACEHGGSCSPEDGSCVCAAGYRGTNCRRTCSPGFYGQRCSQSCPQCLHSDGACHHISGHCECLTGFYGSLCNQVCPSGKFGRACAEKCLCTNNGTCNPIDGSCQCYPGWLGDDCSKVCPQGSWGPDCIHTCNCHNGAECSAADGACHCRGGWTGLFCTQRCPTGFYGDDCAELCRCQNGADCNHIGGQCTCRTGFMGQNCELKCPAGRFGYGCQQLCECMNNSTCDSITGTCYCSIGFKGIRCDQAALMMEELNPYTKISPALGSERQSAGAVLGIVVLLLLIAAMLALVVWLRCRQREKGGQNAPSVTYTPALHVNATDFSLSAGLQCTGLLSSPESSPNNSSSVVNPCFSNPSYHTLGPCPYYPRPDKRTTAKRKTKRKHRNSAPEWGAYCNLNELGVYCLDRRYSYHVEQQRYRGLKGRLLCACSLPAALTYTFQPLNPCCCH from the exons gATAAGCTACAAAACGGCCTACCGGAGAGGTGTGAGGACTATGTACCGGCGGCGCTCCCAGTGCTGCCCAGGCTTCTATGAGAGTGGAGACTTGTGTGTTC CCCTGTGTACCGAGGAGTGTGCTCACGGACGCTGCATGTCTCCTGATACCTGCCAGTGTGAACCTGGCTGGGGGGGGTTGGACTGCTCCAGCG GCTGTGGGAGCGACTTCTGGGGCCCCCACTGCAGCAACCGCTGCCAGTGCCAGAACGGAGCCAAGTGTAACCCAATAACGGGTGCCTGCGTCTGCACGGACGGGTACCAGGGCTGGCGGTGCGAGGAGTCCTGCGAGGCCAGCTTCTATGGCAAGGCCTGCCTGCTGGAGTGCCAATGCCTGAACGGAGCCACCTGCCACCACGAGACGGGCCGCTGCCTCTGTGCACCGGGCTACACCGGGGTCTT ttgtgagGAGCAGTGTCCTCCGGGCAGCCATGGGCTCCAGTGTGAACAGCGTTGTCCGTGCCAGAACGATGGATCCTGCCACCACGTCACGGGAGAGTGCTCCTGCCCCGCCGGTTGGATT GGCTCAGTGTGTGCCCAGCCGTGTCCCTTCGGATCCTATGGAGTCAACTGTTCACAGGAGTGCACGTGTCGCCACGGTGGCCTCTGTGACCACATCAGCGGTCAGTGTCAGTGCACGGCGGGCTACCTTGGAGAAAG GTGTCAGGAGGAGTGTCCCCTGGGCTCCTACGGGCCCCAGTGCGCCCATAAGTGCGACTGCCAGAACGGTGCCAGGTGCTACCACATCAGCGGCGCCTGCCTTTGCGAAGATGGCTTCAAGGGACCCAGCTGCGGCGACCGCTTCTGTCCGGAGGGCCACTACGGCCTCATCTGTGACCAGTACTGTCCCTGCCACCCTTCCAACACCGTCAG cTGTCACCCCCTGTCTGGAGAGTGTGGCTGCGCTGCGGGCTGGGCAGGGTTCTCCTGCAACGAGACCTGCCCCTCAGGTTACTATGGAGAGGACTGCAGGGAGCTCTGTGACTGTGACAACGGAGCCGACTGCGACGGCATCGCCGGGGCCTGCGTGTGCGCACCGGGCTACATG GGAGAAGACTGCTCACTCAGGTGTGCTCCAGGCTGGTATGGGCCAAACTGCAGCTCCTCTTGTTCATGCCACAACCATATCTCCTGCTCCCACGTTGATGGCTTCTGTTTTTGCACAGAAG gttggcAGGGGGTCGactgctccctcccctgctCCAGTGGAACCTGGGGGCTGGGCTGCAaccagacgtgtgtgtgtgccaacgggGCGGCCTGCGACCCAGTCAACGGGACTTGCACCTGTGCTCCCGGATGGCAGGACGAGTACTGCGACAACCCGTGTCCT GAGGGAACTCACGGGCTGGACTGTGGAGAGCAGTGTCAATGTGTGAACACAGACGGCTGTGACCCGGTGTCCGGGCGGTGTCGCTGTCAGACAGGATGGACAG GTGTGCGGTGTGACAGTGTATGTGAGGAGGACCGCTGGGGGCCCGACTGTTCTCACAGCTGCGCCTGTGAGCACGGAGGCTCTTGCTCCCCAGAGGACGGCTCCTGTGTGTGCGCCGCTGGCTACCGGGGCACCAACTGCCGCCGCA CCTGCTCTCCTGGCTTCTATGGCCAGCGCTGCAGTCAGTCCTGTCCGCAGTGTCTCCATAGTGACGGCGCCTGCCACCACATCTCGGGCCACTGTGAGTGTCTGACGGGCTTCTACGGCTCTCTCTGCAACCAGG tgtgtcCCAGCGGGAAGTTTGGGCGAGCCTGTGCAGAGAAGTGCCTATGCACCAACAATGGAACATGTAATCCCATTGATGGCTCCTGTCAATGCTACCCTGGCTGGTTGGGGGACGACTGCTctaaag tgTGCCCCCAGGGATCTTGGGGGCCAGACTGCATCCATACATGCAACTGTCACAACGGAGCCGAGTGCAGTGCTGCAGACGGAGCGTGTCACTGCAGAGGGGGCTGGACTGGACTCTTTTGTACTCAAC GTTGTCCAACGGGTTTCTATGGCGATGATTGCGCCGAGTTGTGCCGCTGTCAAAACGGAGCAGACTGTAATCATATAGGCGGACAGTGTACCTGTCGGACGGGCTTCATGGGACAAAACTGTGAACTCA AGTGTCCCGCCGGGAGGTTTGGTTATGGCTGCCAGCAGCTCTGTGAGTGTATGAACAACTCCACCTGTGACTCCATAACCGGGACCTGCTACTGCAGCATTGGCTTCAAGGGCATACGCTGCGACCAGG cCGCTTtgatgatggaggagctgaaccCCTACACCAAGATCAGCCCGGCGCTAGGCTCGGAGCGCCAGTCAGCGGGCGCCGTCCTCGGCatcgtggtgctgctgctgctcatcgCCGCCATGCTGGCGCTGGTGGTGTGGCTCCGCTGCcgtcagagagagaagggcggCCAGAACGCTCCCAGCGTCACGTACACTCCGGCCCTGCACGTCAACGCCACTGACTTCTCCCTCTCTG CAGGGCTACAATGCACCggcctgctctcctctccagagTCCTCtcccaacaacagcagcagcgtgGTCAACCCCTGCTTCTCCAACCCCAGCTATCACACGCTGGGGCCCTGCCCCTACTACCCACGGCCGGACAAGAGGACCACAGCCAAG AGGAAGACGAAGAGGAAGCACAGGAACAGTGCGCCAGAGTGGGGAGCCTACTGTAACCTCAACGAGCTGG GTGTGTACTGCCTGGACCGAAGGTACAGCTACCATGTGGAGCAGCAGCGCTACAGAG GACTGAAGGGTCGTCTTCTCTGTGCTTGCTCCCTTCCTGCCGCTCTCACTTACACCTTTCAACCCCTGAATCCCTGTTGCTGCCACTAA